ATTGTGAAAATTATCGGAGGTACCCTATCACCCCGTAGCATTGGTGGACCTATCCTCATAGCTCAGATGGCAGGGAGCCAGGTTCAAGAAGGTATAGTCCACTTTATTCTTTTTATGGGTTTGCTCAGTGTAAATTTAGGCATTTTGAATCTACTTCCTATTCCTGTGCTTGATGGAGGACATCTCATGTTCTACGCCATTGAAGTGGTTCGAGGCAAAGCTCTCAGTTTAAAATGGAGAGAGAAGGCCCAGCAGGTGGGATTCATCATTCTCATCATGATCATGATTTTTGTTATGGCAATGGATATAGACCGTTTGGAGATAAAACCTATCCAGGACTTCACCAGATTCTTTATGAGGTGACCTATGCGTGTTCTTGCTGTGGACACATCAGGCAGTTCTCTCTCGGTGGCTCTGAGAGAGGACAACAAACTTTTAGGGGAGATCCTGCTGAATACCGGAAGACATCATTCAGAAACGTTTTTACCTGTGATTGATATCATTCTCAAAAAGGGTGATTTAACTATTCACGATGTGGATCTTTTCGCTTGCACAACAGGTCCCGGATCCTTCACTGGATTGCGCATCGGTGTGAGCACGATGAAAGCTCTGGCCCTTGCCTCGGGTAAACCCATAGTGGGTGTTTCTACTCTGGCTGCGCTGGCGATGAACGCTCATATCAGTGGGCTGCCCGTGTGCTCGATTCTAGATGCAAAGAGGGGTCAGATCTTTTGGGGAGTATACGTCGCGAGCGCCTCAGGAGAGATAGAGTCCAGAGTGC
This genomic interval from Syntrophales bacterium contains the following:
- the tsaB gene encoding tRNA (adenosine(37)-N6)-threonylcarbamoyltransferase complex dimerization subunit type 1 TsaB, with amino-acid sequence MRVLAVDTSGSSLSVALREDNKLLGEILLNTGRHHSETFLPVIDIILKKGDLTIHDVDLFACTTGPGSFTGLRIGVSTMKALALASGKPIVGVSTLAALAMNAHISGLPVCSILDAKRGQIFWGVYVASASGEIESRVPDRLSSIDDMLGTVGERTVFVGDGALAFRAVIEERLKGSCVFAPVDGHQVRASNVGTLGLWKFRRDGGEDPLTFVPRYLRVSAAEEKV